A window of the Acetobacteraceae bacterium genome harbors these coding sequences:
- the mutY gene encoding A/G-specific adenine glycosylase yields the protein MPASLSHLVPDAHLLLEWYDQNGRTLPWRAEKSAQSDPYHIWLSEIMLQQTGVKTVTDYYHKFLQKWPTIKEFSQASEEEIMKEWAGLGYYARARNLLKCAHKIMELGAFPSAPETLKKLPGIGPYTANAIASIAFNQPFVAIDGNVERVASRIFAFTKALPLARPALHKLAETLNHSPAAQNRPSDFMQALFDLGSLICTPRSPACLSCPWSDHCQAFKKNLAAELPKRAPKAKNPTKYGAVFIMYNSKDEIWLQKRPAKGLLGSTMEMPGTSWELEKQEEKENFAQAPLQASWLKAPDIKHVFTHFTLFLTPYFLSNPSENLSLTKGGWGNPKEAALSTLMKKAYQHFLKEKKTILPKC from the coding sequence ATGCCTGCTTCTCTTTCCCATCTCGTGCCTGATGCGCATCTCCTTTTAGAATGGTATGACCAAAATGGCCGCACCCTTCCTTGGCGTGCCGAAAAATCAGCGCAATCAGATCCTTACCACATCTGGCTGAGTGAAATCATGCTTCAGCAAACAGGCGTAAAAACGGTTACCGATTATTACCATAAATTTCTTCAAAAATGGCCTACAATTAAAGAATTTTCTCAAGCCTCCGAAGAAGAAATTATGAAGGAATGGGCAGGGCTAGGCTATTATGCAAGAGCTCGCAATCTACTCAAATGCGCCCATAAAATTATGGAACTTGGCGCTTTTCCCTCGGCCCCAGAAACCTTAAAAAAACTTCCTGGCATCGGCCCTTACACGGCCAATGCCATCGCTTCAATTGCTTTTAATCAACCTTTTGTTGCAATAGACGGTAATGTTGAACGGGTAGCTTCAAGAATTTTTGCCTTTACCAAAGCACTCCCACTAGCACGTCCTGCGCTTCATAAACTTGCAGAGACGCTTAACCATTCTCCAGCGGCTCAAAACCGCCCAAGCGATTTTATGCAAGCGCTTTTCGATCTTGGATCGCTCATTTGTACTCCACGCTCTCCAGCTTGCTTGAGCTGTCCTTGGAGCGATCACTGTCAAGCTTTCAAAAAAAATCTTGCAGCAGAGCTTCCAAAACGTGCTCCAAAGGCAAAAAATCCGACAAAATATGGCGCTGTCTTTATAATGTATAATTCAAAAGACGAAATCTGGTTGCAAAAACGCCCTGCCAAAGGTCTTTTAGGCAGCACAATGGAAATGCCAGGGACATCTTGGGAACTGGAAAAACAAGAAGAAAAAGAAAATTTTGCACAAGCGCCTCTCCAAGCCAGTTGGCTTAAAGCACCCGATATAAAGCATGTCTTTACACATTTTACACTTTTTCTAACCCCTTATTTTCTCTCGAACCCTTCTGAAAATCTTTCTCTTACAAAAGGCGGATGGGGAAATCCAAAAGAGGCAGCCCTCTCCACCTTAATGAAAAAAGCCTATCAGCATTTTCTAAAGGAAAAGAAAACTATTCTTCCAAAATGTTAG